One window from the genome of Pelodictyon luteolum DSM 273 encodes:
- a CDS encoding helix-turn-helix domain-containing protein, which produces MKKALEGVSPLTKKYVRRQGEFAVRLHDLMERGGMSQRQLAEKLGKKESYVSRVLSGSANPTLKTMVEFEVALGRDIFSIPYEGKAVIYKVVVSQFQFPATSSLEGYTTKSARAGGGARAVLYHDYSIAG; this is translated from the coding sequence TTGAAAAAAGCCCTCGAGGGGGTGTCACCACTGACGAAAAAGTATGTCAGACGGCAGGGTGAGTTTGCCGTCCGCCTGCACGACCTTATGGAGAGGGGCGGGATGAGTCAGCGTCAGTTGGCTGAAAAGCTCGGGAAGAAAGAATCCTATGTCAGCCGGGTCCTGTCGGGTTCTGCTAATCCGACCCTCAAGACCATGGTGGAGTTCGAGGTCGCTCTCGGCCGGGATATCTTTTCGATCCCTTACGAAGGGAAGGCTGTTATCTACAAGGTTGTTGTGTCTCAGTTTCAATTTCCTGCAACTTCGTCACTTGAGGGTTATACAACGAAGTCTGCCCGTGCCGGCGGAGGCGCCCGTGCAGTCTTGTATCATGATTACTCCATAGCCGGATAA
- a CDS encoding Appr-1-p processing protein — protein MIEEAFHDVEGIRVFVFEPAEDPNAVRCNNDTRDVPKMTAGRAALLCLMARYRDGLLDPFISLLEVHKLMYFMQVSGEPLRLSFTKGHYGPYAENLRHVLKVLEGHRISGYDDGGDQPDKPLSLMSGALDDARRFLEGEAATRERLDRVGHLVEGFESSFGLELLSRVHWVASQQDVASLDDVVKGVYAWGKGKEQFRERQIGKAVDVLVYKGWLDGKAVCSAVQCGV, from the coding sequence TTGATCGAGGAGGCGTTTCATGACGTCGAGGGGATTCGTGTGTTCGTGTTTGAGCCTGCCGAAGATCCGAATGCCGTTCGTTGCAACAACGATACCCGGGATGTTCCGAAGATGACCGCCGGGCGAGCAGCTCTGCTTTGTTTGATGGCGCGCTATAGGGATGGTTTGCTGGATCCGTTTATCTCGCTTCTCGAGGTGCATAAACTGATGTACTTCATGCAGGTGAGCGGGGAACCGCTACGGCTGTCATTCACCAAAGGGCATTACGGCCCCTATGCAGAGAACCTTCGTCATGTGCTCAAGGTGCTCGAAGGGCATAGGATTTCGGGGTATGATGATGGGGGTGATCAGCCTGATAAGCCACTTTCGTTGATGAGCGGAGCATTGGATGATGCCCGGCGTTTTCTTGAGGGGGAAGCGGCTACGCGGGAGCGTTTGGACAGGGTCGGGCACCTGGTGGAGGGTTTTGAGTCTTCCTTCGGTCTTGAGCTCCTGTCGAGGGTGCACTGGGTGGCCAGCCAGCAGGATGTTGCCTCTCTGGATGATGTCGTCAAGGGCGTGTATGCCTGGGGGAAGGGGAAGGAGCAGTTCCGGGAGCGGCAGATCGGAAAGGCGGTTGACGTTCTGGTATATAAGGGTTGGCTTGATGGGAAGGCGGTATGTTCCGCCGTGCAGTGTGGAGTCTGA
- a CDS encoding NACHT domain-containing protein — translation MLVQRTAIPIAPDPEGQPNAEPVNLDALRSIPAWVLLGEPGAGKSSAFRMEADATEGILIPIARFISADPESGWKNRTLFLDGLDENRSTGTNQQAILYQIHRKLRQLGSPNFRISCRATDWYGQSDKEAIISASPDARLPLYVLEPLNEENILQILGDNFNRSDGKALIEKAKTYGIEALLRNPQTLQLIAEALDGKSWPANRKETYEFACGKLAQEGNKSHRDRHRQHRHETEQLLRAAGQILATLLFAGKQGVALDPSVENEHFPTIGKLQPKDMPSAEAALGSRLFVPAAGREERLEPTHRSVAEYLGARWIGKEIDRHGLPLKRVFNLMCGRDGKAVDGLRGLYGWLATETHTARTSMIRSDPLSVALYGDPRAMGTDDKKLLLQEIHAAFRDNPTILREPGNIETLWSLFDPDLRDTYLDGLEDPGRDDATQTYTIFLLKALRTSIARSGLGDALKSLAADGSRWERVRKLALEAWMDCGAATEDAIEILTDFTEGTITDPFNELAGILLHRLFPEKLGTLEALRHFHRSDERISGMYRFFWRYEFPRKVPEGDLPRVLDELSRNPRLQALDKTEWETHDMQATLVTRALETHGDDVSDDILFSWLRLGTDEFGQRPHNPEFHQSVAGWLEKRPQRYFALLQLCFERSRKEPSPAYALHACGQILRAAAEPRTLGLWHFLQISREQNDILAREHLQSAVRSLFRKGQEGLTLEMLFEWRGTDPVKQEWLRAFLSCPIPGARILAASSPERELRDPEKIKRERSSQLAAKLDEIANGTAPMGLLATLASIWNGRFSDIAGSSPEERFRSYCTNDEEVVRAAESGMKSCITRNDLPTPAEIIKHSARQETFSIGEACLLGMQLLWDEEPKAVDLLPDETLESMICFRLVNGAGETPGWFAHLAASKPRLVAGILTRLVGAQLKARKMHIDGIHELGNDPLWKKVAAIAAPTLLENFPTRCRAPHLAHLGTFLKSALKYAPTDLPAIIARKLALKSLEPGQKIYYLLAGMLLEPQRYELPLWDFAGETWQRVRHIASFTSRGFSELQVDLQLSPETLSKLIELQAPFASPEWPLGGGTITESMELGDQVKSLISELAARGTEESLHEIDRLLALAALQKFRTHLQMSRHKATAAIRESVRTIPPLADVAAVLENGAPADPEDLLAIVLDQLGHVAADIRQSNSDIYRQFWTEAANNNRHKSEQSCRDALLGILRQRLQPRGIASEPEVDHAGDKRAAIRISFKNRIAIPVEIKGDWHRELWTAPTSQLPRYTAPAMTGGRAIYLVLWTGGREQPPPRDGGKKPRSPRELQERLEAFTAGRSEERTEVFVLDVSWPG, via the coding sequence ATGCTTGTCCAACGCACGGCAATACCGATTGCTCCGGATCCTGAAGGGCAGCCAAACGCGGAGCCGGTCAACCTTGACGCATTGCGATCCATCCCTGCATGGGTACTCCTCGGAGAGCCCGGCGCAGGCAAAAGCAGTGCGTTCAGAATGGAAGCGGATGCAACTGAGGGCATCCTCATTCCGATCGCCCGGTTCATCTCCGCCGACCCCGAGAGCGGGTGGAAAAACCGAACGCTCTTCCTTGACGGGCTGGATGAAAACCGCAGTACCGGCACCAATCAACAGGCCATACTCTACCAGATTCACCGGAAACTCCGGCAACTCGGCTCTCCGAATTTCAGGATCTCATGCCGGGCAACAGACTGGTACGGACAATCAGACAAAGAAGCGATCATCAGCGCATCTCCCGACGCCCGGCTCCCCCTCTACGTGCTTGAGCCGTTGAATGAAGAGAACATCCTTCAGATCCTCGGCGACAACTTCAACAGAAGCGACGGCAAGGCACTCATCGAAAAAGCCAAAACCTACGGCATCGAAGCCCTGCTCCGGAACCCGCAGACCCTGCAGCTCATCGCCGAGGCCCTGGATGGAAAATCCTGGCCGGCGAACCGGAAAGAGACCTACGAGTTCGCCTGCGGGAAGCTTGCCCAGGAAGGAAACAAAAGCCATCGCGACCGGCACCGGCAGCACCGGCATGAAACAGAACAACTGCTTCGGGCCGCCGGCCAGATCCTGGCCACGCTCCTCTTCGCCGGCAAGCAGGGCGTCGCTCTTGACCCGTCAGTCGAAAACGAGCATTTTCCGACCATCGGGAAACTCCAGCCAAAAGACATGCCGTCAGCCGAAGCCGCACTGGGAAGCAGGCTGTTCGTACCCGCCGCAGGCCGGGAGGAGCGCCTCGAACCGACGCACCGCAGCGTTGCCGAATACCTTGGCGCCCGCTGGATCGGAAAAGAGATAGACAGACACGGGCTGCCGCTGAAGCGGGTGTTCAACCTTATGTGCGGCCGGGACGGCAAGGCCGTCGACGGCCTCAGGGGCCTGTATGGATGGCTGGCGACTGAAACGCATACAGCCCGGACCTCCATGATCCGGAGCGATCCACTCTCTGTTGCGCTCTACGGCGACCCCCGGGCTATGGGAACGGATGACAAAAAACTGCTCCTGCAGGAAATCCATGCGGCATTCCGGGACAACCCGACCATTCTCCGGGAACCGGGAAACATCGAAACACTCTGGTCCCTGTTTGATCCCGACCTGCGCGACACTTACCTGGACGGCCTGGAGGATCCCGGGCGGGATGACGCCACACAGACCTATACCATATTCCTCCTCAAAGCGCTCCGCACCTCAATAGCCCGCAGCGGACTCGGCGATGCGCTCAAAAGCCTTGCCGCCGATGGCTCCCGATGGGAACGGGTACGCAAACTTGCACTTGAGGCCTGGATGGACTGCGGCGCAGCGACTGAAGATGCCATTGAAATCCTCACCGATTTCACGGAAGGAACCATCACCGACCCTTTCAACGAACTTGCGGGAATACTGCTCCACCGTCTCTTCCCGGAGAAGCTGGGCACCCTCGAAGCGTTGCGGCACTTCCACCGGAGCGACGAGCGGATCAGCGGGATGTACCGCTTCTTCTGGCGCTACGAGTTCCCGAGGAAGGTACCGGAGGGGGATCTCCCCCGGGTGCTCGACGAGCTCAGCCGGAACCCCCGGCTGCAAGCCCTCGACAAAACGGAATGGGAAACCCATGACATGCAGGCAACGCTCGTCACCCGTGCCCTCGAAACCCATGGAGACGATGTTTCCGACGACATCCTTTTCAGCTGGCTCCGCCTCGGAACCGACGAGTTCGGCCAGCGGCCCCACAACCCGGAGTTCCACCAGAGCGTTGCCGGATGGCTCGAGAAGCGCCCGCAGCGGTACTTCGCGCTCCTGCAGCTCTGCTTTGAGCGAAGCAGGAAAGAACCCTCGCCGGCCTATGCCCTCCACGCCTGCGGGCAGATCCTTCGCGCAGCAGCCGAACCCCGAACCCTCGGGCTCTGGCACTTCCTGCAGATCAGCCGGGAACAAAACGACATCCTCGCACGAGAACACCTTCAGTCAGCCGTCCGCTCACTCTTCCGGAAGGGACAGGAAGGACTCACGCTTGAGATGCTCTTCGAATGGCGAGGCACGGACCCGGTGAAACAGGAGTGGCTGAGAGCCTTCCTCAGCTGCCCGATTCCCGGCGCCCGGATCCTTGCGGCATCATCACCCGAAAGAGAGCTGCGCGACCCGGAAAAGATCAAGCGGGAACGCTCTTCACAGCTTGCCGCAAAGCTCGACGAGATAGCAAACGGTACGGCGCCGATGGGGCTTTTGGCCACACTGGCATCGATCTGGAACGGACGCTTCAGCGACATTGCCGGCAGTTCACCGGAGGAACGGTTCAGGAGCTATTGCACCAACGACGAGGAGGTAGTCCGGGCTGCCGAAAGCGGCATGAAATCCTGTATCACAAGAAACGACCTGCCGACGCCCGCCGAGATCATCAAGCACTCGGCCCGGCAGGAGACCTTCAGCATTGGCGAAGCCTGCCTGCTCGGCATGCAGTTGCTCTGGGATGAAGAGCCGAAGGCCGTCGATCTCCTCCCGGACGAGACTCTCGAAAGCATGATCTGCTTCCGCCTTGTCAACGGTGCCGGAGAAACCCCCGGCTGGTTCGCCCACCTTGCAGCCTCGAAACCCCGGCTTGTCGCCGGGATCCTCACCCGGCTCGTCGGCGCACAGCTCAAGGCCCGCAAGATGCATATCGACGGCATCCATGAACTCGGCAATGATCCTCTTTGGAAAAAAGTAGCCGCCATCGCTGCCCCGACCCTGCTCGAGAACTTCCCGACCCGCTGCAGGGCCCCGCACCTCGCCCATCTCGGCACGTTTCTGAAATCGGCCCTGAAATACGCCCCGACCGATCTGCCGGCCATCATAGCCCGCAAGCTCGCCCTCAAATCCCTCGAACCCGGCCAAAAAATCTACTACCTGCTTGCCGGCATGCTGCTTGAGCCCCAACGCTACGAACTACCGCTGTGGGATTTTGCCGGAGAAACCTGGCAGCGCGTGCGGCACATAGCAAGCTTCACCAGCCGGGGCTTCAGCGAACTGCAGGTCGACCTTCAACTCAGCCCCGAAACACTCTCGAAGCTCATCGAGCTGCAGGCCCCGTTCGCTTCTCCGGAGTGGCCGCTTGGCGGTGGTACCATAACAGAGTCGATGGAGCTTGGCGACCAGGTCAAAAGCCTCATCAGCGAACTTGCCGCCAGGGGAACAGAGGAGAGCCTCCACGAAATCGATCGCCTGCTCGCCCTCGCCGCGCTGCAGAAATTCCGAACGCACCTGCAGATGAGCAGGCACAAGGCTACCGCCGCCATACGCGAAAGCGTCCGCACCATCCCGCCCCTCGCCGATGTGGCCGCCGTCCTCGAGAACGGCGCGCCCGCCGACCCCGAAGACCTTCTGGCAATCGTGCTCGACCAGCTCGGTCATGTCGCCGCCGACATCCGCCAAAGCAACAGCGACATCTACCGGCAGTTCTGGACGGAAGCGGCGAACAACAACCGCCACAAGAGCGAACAGAGCTGCCGCGACGCCCTCCTCGGAATACTGCGACAGCGCCTGCAGCCGCGGGGCATAGCGAGCGAACCGGAGGTCGACCACGCAGGCGACAAACGGGCCGCCATCCGCATCTCCTTCAAAAACAGGATCGCCATCCCCGTCGAGATCAAGGGCGACTGGCACCGGGAGCTCTGGACTGCCCCCACAAGCCAGCTCCCCCGCTATACCGCCCCGGCCATGACCGGCGGACGGGCCATCTATCTCGTACTCTGGACCGGCGGACGGGAGCAGCCCCCGCCGCGGGACGGAGGCAAAAAGCCCCGCTCGCCCAGAGAACTGCAGGAGCGGCTCGAAGCCTTCACTGCCGGGAGGTCGGAAGAGCGCACAGAGGTCTTCGTCCTCGACGTTTCGTGGCCCGGATAA
- a CDS encoding ATP-binding protein yields MASTPYQRPHLATLRARLEEPPAFMIVVAGPRQVGKTTLVRKALEGHHSTFIATDQPLTRPADPLRGSSPATGQEPGARPTGKWLVEQWSKARSATLDLPPGRHHVLAIDEIQKIPRWSEIVKGLWDEDRANGLPMHVVLLGSSPWLMLKGLSESLAGRYETIRLSHWQYAEMQEAFDLSLDEYIYFGGYPGSTRLLSNEARWRQYIHDSLIMPTINNDILQMRRVDKPALLKNLFELGCGAYSAQIISLTKLQGELQDAGNTVTLSHYLHLLSEAGLLTGLQKYAGQEHRKRASAPKLNVHNTALISAQATYTFEQARKDRSYWGRLVESAVGSHLINNKPEGTSLFYWRNGPHEVDFVVSHADTLLAIEVKSGENYRTPKGLQAFAETFRNARPVVIGNGGIALADFLLQPVETLLN; encoded by the coding sequence ATGGCAAGCACACCATACCAGCGCCCGCATCTGGCAACGCTCCGAGCCCGGCTCGAGGAGCCCCCGGCGTTCATGATCGTCGTTGCCGGACCGCGCCAGGTCGGCAAGACCACCCTTGTGAGAAAAGCCCTCGAGGGGCACCACTCTACCTTCATCGCGACCGACCAGCCGCTGACCCGCCCTGCCGACCCGCTCAGGGGAAGCAGCCCGGCAACCGGCCAGGAACCCGGAGCCAGGCCGACAGGCAAATGGCTCGTGGAACAATGGTCAAAGGCCAGAAGCGCAACCCTGGACTTGCCACCGGGACGCCACCACGTCCTTGCCATCGATGAAATCCAGAAAATCCCCCGCTGGTCCGAGATCGTCAAGGGCCTCTGGGATGAAGACCGCGCAAACGGCCTCCCGATGCATGTCGTCCTGCTCGGTTCCTCGCCCTGGCTCATGCTGAAAGGGCTTTCCGAAAGTCTTGCGGGCAGGTACGAAACCATCCGCCTGTCGCACTGGCAGTACGCTGAAATGCAGGAAGCCTTCGATCTATCCCTTGATGAATACATTTATTTCGGCGGCTATCCCGGATCGACGAGACTGCTCTCGAATGAAGCACGCTGGCGGCAGTATATCCACGACTCGCTGATCATGCCGACCATCAACAACGACATCCTCCAAATGCGGCGGGTCGACAAGCCGGCGCTCCTGAAAAACCTCTTTGAGCTCGGATGCGGAGCATACTCCGCCCAGATCATCTCCCTGACGAAACTGCAGGGAGAACTCCAGGACGCCGGCAATACCGTCACCCTGTCGCACTACCTGCACCTGCTCTCGGAAGCCGGCCTGTTGACCGGCCTGCAGAAATACGCGGGCCAGGAGCACCGCAAACGCGCCTCCGCGCCGAAACTCAACGTCCACAACACGGCGCTCATTTCAGCCCAGGCGACCTATACCTTCGAACAGGCAAGGAAAGACCGCTCCTACTGGGGACGGCTGGTCGAAAGCGCCGTCGGCAGCCACCTCATCAACAACAAACCCGAAGGTACCAGCCTCTTCTACTGGCGCAACGGGCCCCATGAAGTCGACTTCGTCGTGAGCCACGCCGACACGCTCCTGGCCATAGAGGTCAAAAGCGGTGAAAACTACAGGACCCCCAAAGGCCTGCAGGCATTCGCAGAAACCTTCCGGAACGCCAGGCCGGTCGTCATCGGAAACGGAGGCATCGCTCTTGCGGACTTCCTGCTGCAGCCCGTCGAAACCCTGCTGAACTGA
- a CDS encoding MbcA/ParS/Xre antitoxin family protein gives MGAVAEREVMASEDRGALAKMVMVLLGHWKLSTEDQAALLGIAASNRAALSNYRSGKPIGTGRDQYERVGHLLGIHKNLRLLFPQNRELAYRWMTTRNKAFDNLTPVDVIKEWGFAGLLMVRGYLDRARGL, from the coding sequence ATGGGAGCCGTAGCAGAGCGTGAAGTGATGGCGTCGGAAGACCGTGGCGCCCTGGCCAAAATGGTCATGGTCCTGCTCGGGCATTGGAAGCTGAGTACCGAGGATCAGGCGGCGCTGCTGGGCATCGCCGCCAGCAACAGGGCCGCGCTGTCAAACTACCGCAGCGGCAAGCCGATCGGCACCGGCCGTGACCAGTACGAGCGCGTGGGCCACCTGTTGGGTATCCACAAGAACCTGCGGCTTCTTTTTCCGCAGAACAGGGAGTTGGCATACCGCTGGATGACCACCCGCAATAAGGCGTTCGACAATTTGACTCCGGTTGATGTCATTAAGGAGTGGGGGTTTGCGGGCCTCCTGATGGTGCGCGGGTATCTGGACCGCGCACGGGGCCTTTGA
- the hepT gene encoding type VII toxin-antitoxin system HepT family RNase toxin, whose product MDWSLIEQKLESLRRAIGRVEGRCPEVAVTLARDYDAQDIVSLNLTRAVQLCVDIANHVLSESDLPSPVTMGQSFELLEELGVIGPELCVRMKKAVGFRNLTVHNYDAIDWAIVHAIARHHLVDFKAFAEEVLLLRG is encoded by the coding sequence ATGGATTGGAGCCTGATCGAACAGAAGCTCGAGTCCCTGCGTCGAGCCATAGGCAGGGTTGAAGGGCGCTGCCCCGAGGTTGCGGTAACCCTTGCCCGGGACTATGACGCACAGGATATTGTTTCCCTCAACTTGACACGTGCTGTGCAGCTTTGTGTCGATATTGCCAATCATGTGCTTTCTGAATCCGATCTTCCTTCACCTGTGACTATGGGGCAGAGTTTTGAATTGCTGGAAGAGCTGGGAGTCATTGGCCCTGAACTTTGTGTGAGAATGAAAAAAGCGGTTGGCTTCCGCAATCTGACTGTCCACAATTATGATGCTATCGACTGGGCGATTGTTCACGCTATCGCTCGACATCATCTCGTTGATTTCAAGGCTTTTGCTGAGGAGGTGCTGTTACTCCGAGGATGA
- the mntA gene encoding type VII toxin-antitoxin system MntA family adenylyltransferase antitoxin, which yields METKQNVDQQVRDVLRAHSGITLAILFGSMADGTAGPESDLDLAVYAGRPITAEEKIQLIEELALQIGRPVDLVDMKTAGLPVMEQIFAKGRRIIGSNSLSAALLTRYQIDRADFLPIRQRVLEERRRRWIGA from the coding sequence ATGGAAACGAAACAGAATGTCGATCAGCAGGTCAGGGATGTGCTTCGGGCTCATTCCGGGATTACACTTGCTATTCTTTTTGGCTCGATGGCTGATGGAACGGCAGGGCCTGAGAGTGATCTCGATCTTGCAGTCTATGCTGGCCGGCCGATCACTGCAGAAGAAAAAATTCAGCTGATCGAGGAGTTGGCATTGCAGATCGGTCGCCCAGTGGATTTGGTTGATATGAAGACAGCAGGTCTGCCAGTTATGGAGCAAATCTTTGCCAAAGGTCGAAGGATTATCGGTTCAAATTCGCTTTCTGCGGCCCTACTTACCCGGTACCAGATTGACCGTGCTGATTTTCTGCCTATCCGTCAGAGGGTGCTGGAAGAGAGGAGGAGGCGATGGATTGGAGCCTGA
- a CDS encoding type II toxin-antitoxin system RelE/ParE family toxin, translated as MIRYPLSVNGKPFAPKPRRRRIPTFSGHRSPVTGHHSPVTARSASPAPKAQSGLRLNILAKVCLLFRPLLILIAQPWSVSEPERKMPPLNALFEMTWWLTSAFSILKTSIKRFFRDYRTKCHILSIEIRDEATNRPSVEIFKNKWFNKFAKHEGISDSALLEAIDAAERGLIDADYGGGVIKQRIARPGEGKSGGYRSVILFRSGDKAFFVFGFAKSARANISRVEERDFKDLSKEVFSLSETTLQTLIKRGAFVPVKRYEKSKNL; from the coding sequence GTGATTCGTTATCCGTTATCCGTGAATGGTAAACCGTTTGCACCAAAACCGCGCCGCAGGCGCATTCCCACATTCTCCGGTCACCGATCACCGGTCACTGGTCACCATTCACCAGTCACCGCGCGCAGCGCCTCCCCCGCGCCAAAGGCGCAATCCGGTCTCCGGCTGAATATACTGGCCAAAGTGTGCCTCCTTTTCCGCCCCCTTTTAATTCTCATCGCCCAGCCTTGGAGTGTGAGCGAACCAGAGCGCAAAATGCCACCCTTAAATGCTCTGTTTGAAATGACTTGGTGGCTTACATCCGCTTTTTCGATCTTGAAAACATCAATCAAAAGATTTTTTCGGGATTATAGAACCAAGTGCCATATATTAAGCATTGAAATAAGAGATGAAGCCACTAACAGACCGAGCGTGGAGATTTTCAAGAACAAGTGGTTCAACAAGTTTGCCAAGCATGAGGGCATTTCGGACAGTGCGTTACTGGAGGCAATCGATGCTGCTGAACGAGGCTTGATTGATGCCGATTATGGCGGTGGGGTTATCAAGCAGCGAATCGCGCGCCCCGGTGAGGGGAAATCCGGCGGTTACAGGTCGGTCATACTGTTTCGTTCGGGTGATAAAGCGTTTTTCGTGTTCGGGTTTGCCAAGAGTGCGCGAGCCAATATCAGCAGGGTCGAAGAACGCGACTTCAAAGACCTGTCCAAAGAGGTTTTTTCACTGTCAGAAACCACTCTTCAGACGTTAATAAAACGAGGGGCCTTTGTGCCTGTAAAGCGTTATGAAAAAAGCAAAAACCTATAA